A single region of the Streptomyces sp. NBC_01262 genome encodes:
- a CDS encoding class I SAM-dependent methyltransferase, which yields MRQELVARQLDEQITSRFPVGQRLRVLDVGAGQGTQALRLARAGHLVTGLESDPVMLGALRDALAAEPEGIRDRVTLVEGDGRETGRHFGPGSFDVVLCHGVLMYVPEPDPMLAALARVLAPGGLLSLLVRNGDALAMRPALHGDWAGAVAAFGPNAATYTNRLGLTVRADRREALAATLTGIGVPLRAWYGVRVFTDGVGDDVRVESAEALEDQLLAAEELAGRTDPYRAVAALLHLCGVRD from the coding sequence GTGCGCCAGGAGCTCGTGGCCAGGCAGCTCGACGAGCAGATCACCTCCCGCTTCCCGGTGGGGCAGCGCCTTCGCGTGCTGGACGTCGGCGCCGGCCAGGGCACGCAGGCCCTGCGGCTGGCCCGCGCCGGGCACCTGGTCACCGGCCTGGAGTCCGATCCGGTCATGCTCGGCGCCCTGCGCGACGCGCTCGCCGCCGAACCGGAGGGCATACGCGACCGCGTCACCCTGGTGGAAGGCGACGGCCGCGAGACCGGCCGTCACTTCGGGCCCGGCAGTTTCGACGTGGTGCTGTGCCACGGCGTCCTGATGTACGTCCCCGAACCCGACCCCATGCTCGCCGCCCTGGCACGCGTGCTCGCCCCGGGCGGGCTGCTCTCCCTGCTGGTCCGCAACGGCGACGCGCTCGCCATGCGGCCCGCCCTCCACGGCGACTGGGCGGGGGCGGTCGCCGCCTTCGGCCCGAACGCGGCCACCTACACCAACCGGCTGGGCCTGACGGTCCGCGCCGACCGCCGCGAGGCGCTCGCCGCGACCCTGACCGGGATCGGCGTACCGCTGCGGGCCTGGTACGGGGTGCGGGTCTTCACGGACGGCGTCGGTGACGACGTACGGGTGGAGTCCGCGGAGGCGCTGGAGGACCAGCTGCTGGCGGCGGAGGAGCTGGCGGGACGGACGGATCCGTACCGGGCGGTGGCGGCGCTGCTGCATCTGTGCGGGGTGCGGGACTGA
- a CDS encoding DUF3043 domain-containing protein: MFRRRSEDEQAAKASTTTVEDERQSRDPQAPKGRPTPKRSESQTRRRTVVSVPTDRKAASKQAREARRVEMAKRQKALSGGDERYLPARDAGPVRKFVRDYVDARLRVAEFFLPIAVLILVMSIVNNTALKNLALLLWLVVIVLIVVDSFVTAFTLRRQLRIRFADKPTKGAVAYGLMRTLQMRKLRLPKPQVKRGAKL, from the coding sequence GTGTTCCGACGTCGTTCCGAAGATGAGCAGGCCGCCAAGGCCTCGACCACCACGGTCGAGGACGAGCGCCAGTCCCGCGATCCGCAGGCTCCCAAGGGTCGCCCCACACCCAAGCGAAGCGAGTCCCAGACCCGCCGCCGCACAGTGGTGTCCGTTCCGACCGACCGCAAGGCCGCGTCCAAGCAGGCCCGCGAGGCCCGCCGGGTCGAGATGGCCAAGCGGCAGAAGGCGCTGTCCGGAGGCGACGAGCGCTATCTGCCGGCCCGTGACGCCGGCCCGGTGCGCAAGTTCGTACGGGACTACGTGGACGCACGGCTGCGGGTGGCGGAGTTCTTCCTGCCGATTGCCGTGCTCATCCTCGTCATGAGCATCGTCAACAACACGGCGCTGAAGAACCTGGCGCTGCTGCTGTGGCTGGTCGTGATCGTGCTGATCGTGGTCGACTCCTTCGTCACGGCCTTCACGCTGCGCCGCCAGCTGCGGATCCGGTTCGCGGACAAGCCGACCAAGGGCGCGGTCGCCTACGGTCTGATGCGGACCCTGCAGATGCGCAAGCTGCGGCTGCCGAAGCCGCAGGTCAAGCGCGGCGCGAAGCTCTGA